A window of Hymenobacter aerilatus contains these coding sequences:
- a CDS encoding LacI family DNA-binding transcriptional regulator: MSTITIKDIARALNISTSTVSRALRGSYEINQETKELVLEYAERLNYRPNPIALSLKENRSRAIGVIVPQIANYFFSQAINGIEAIAYNRGYHVIIFQSQESYEREAANMQQAMDRKVDGLLISLSSETSDVSHLRALQEQGLPIVQFDRVSHELDTTRIVADNFGGAFAATEHLIKAGRQRIAHLTIPPWLSITKERLAGYRAALEQYGIPYDETLVRYGTFGQNETGPMVDELLALPSPPDAFFTASDRLALGCLASLHQRRIAIPDDVSLIGFTNLNAADLLNPALSTVVQPAQEIGQIAVERLIELIEKKQKAAPPSTVKIPTRLIVRESTRSVVHS; this comes from the coding sequence TTGAGTACCATCACTATTAAGGATATCGCCCGCGCTCTGAACATCTCCACTTCCACGGTTTCGCGGGCGTTGCGGGGTAGCTACGAGATAAACCAGGAGACAAAGGAGTTGGTGCTGGAGTATGCCGAGCGACTGAACTACCGCCCCAACCCCATTGCGCTTAGCCTGAAAGAAAATCGTAGCCGCGCCATTGGGGTGATTGTACCGCAGATTGCCAACTACTTCTTTTCGCAAGCCATCAACGGGATTGAGGCCATTGCCTACAACCGCGGCTACCACGTTATTATCTTCCAGAGCCAGGAGTCGTACGAGCGGGAAGCGGCCAACATGCAGCAAGCCATGGACCGCAAGGTAGACGGCCTACTGATTTCGCTATCCAGTGAAACCTCCGACGTGTCGCACCTGCGGGCCTTACAGGAGCAAGGCCTACCCATTGTGCAGTTCGACCGGGTATCGCACGAGTTGGATACCACGCGCATTGTGGCCGATAACTTCGGTGGGGCCTTCGCAGCGACCGAGCACCTAATCAAGGCCGGACGGCAGCGCATTGCCCACCTCACCATTCCGCCATGGCTGAGCATCACGAAGGAACGCCTGGCAGGCTACCGCGCCGCCCTGGAGCAGTACGGCATCCCCTACGACGAAACGCTGGTGCGTTACGGTACTTTTGGGCAGAATGAAACCGGACCCATGGTGGATGAGCTACTGGCCCTACCCTCCCCGCCCGATGCGTTTTTCACGGCCAGCGACCGGCTGGCGCTGGGCTGTCTGGCATCGCTGCACCAGCGCCGCATTGCCATTCCCGACGACGTGTCGCTGATTGGGTTCACCAACCTCAACGCCGCCGACCTGCTGAACCCGGCGCTTAGCACTGTAGTACAACCGGCCCAGGAAATCGGGCAGATAGCCGTAGAGCGCCTGATCGAACTGATTGAGAAGAAACAAAAAGCTGCCCCACCCTCTACCGTTAAAATTCCCACGCGCTTGATTGTCCGAGAATCCACCCGGTCGGTCGTCCACTCGTAA
- a CDS encoding SusC/RagA family TonB-linked outer membrane protein has translation MKKYLLSLWLLLGIVSLAMAQQRQITGVVRSADKAEALPGVTVVEIGTTNGATTDGEGRFTLTVAGPNAKLRLSYIGFVSQDVTVGTRSSITVEMREDSKALDDVVVIGYQAVQRRDVTGSVSSVSAQQLKDIPVNSAAEALTGRLAGVQLTSAEGTPGNLNVQVRVRGGGSVTQDNSPLYVVDGIQIENALNVIAPQDIASVDVLKDASATAIYGARGANGVVIITTKKGLEGRTVVSYNGFAGFRNITKTLDVLRPDDYLNYQYERSRIVGNNSGGLPTFRSLFGSSNYMSDTIMQARNSPFVDWQDKVFGRQAFQQTHNVSIAGGAKGTTYALSLTRNTEDGIQRGSGYERNLVNFRFDTKASDKLRLGFNVRYNDQEAKGAGTSTSGSNTTSRLRNAVQYQPLNVPRATGAVVDLNTFDPEFFETSSLVNPIITIDNEYRTDQRRTANIGGNLAFNITKNLIFRSTAGFDYTNINLSTFNGRYSPTIRQASGGYANLPFATITTTTQSTLNNSNVLDYSLLKGKHSLGVLVGEEIYQQTNRQQYIQTNFLPLDITADRALANINQGVLPPGQTSQPVLPQTSIPQDYRLLSGFGRVTYSYDDKYLFTGTFRADGSSKFAKGNRVGFFPGASVAWRISRENFFQDVTAVSDLKLRLSYGEAGNNRIGDFLFNQFFQAGNAPYALNNTIVFGSSATTLPNPDLKWESTTSRNIGVDLSLLQNRVQFTADVYYNTTHDLLLNKPIPPFLGYTSQLQNIGETSNRGVELQLTGTIIQGKNFTWTATANTSFNRGRIESLGGDQQEILNITSGWAGTALGQDFVARVGKPIGQMYGYVTDGYLTADDFSGYVPSATPGGLGTWTPKTDRNFVNNLGLIGETAYRPGLIKLKDLNGDGKIDANDQTVIGNANPKAVGGLNQQFTYKNFDASVFLNFVLGNDVYNANKIEFTSNTANTAFNNVLSTMENRYRVIEADGSAITTLERLQEVNQNANIWTPTRTYFLHSWAVEDGSFLRINNVTVGYTLPKLLTQRVKVNSLRFYATLNNLYTFTKYSGYDPEVSTRRSSPLTPGVDYAAYPRSRAFLFGVNLSL, from the coding sequence ATGAAAAAATATCTACTGTCGCTCTGGCTACTGCTGGGGATAGTGTCGCTGGCTATGGCCCAGCAACGACAGATAACGGGTGTGGTGCGCTCTGCTGATAAGGCTGAGGCGCTGCCCGGCGTAACGGTGGTAGAAATAGGCACCACCAACGGTGCTACTACCGACGGCGAAGGCCGCTTTACGCTGACCGTAGCTGGTCCCAATGCCAAATTGCGCTTGAGCTACATCGGTTTTGTGTCGCAGGACGTAACGGTAGGTACGCGCAGCAGCATCACCGTGGAGATGCGCGAAGACTCCAAGGCCCTCGATGACGTAGTGGTTATCGGCTACCAGGCCGTGCAGCGCCGCGACGTAACGGGTTCAGTATCATCGGTTAGCGCGCAGCAACTCAAAGACATACCCGTCAACTCTGCCGCTGAGGCCCTGACGGGGCGCCTGGCTGGCGTGCAGCTCACTTCGGCTGAGGGCACGCCCGGCAACCTGAACGTGCAGGTGCGCGTGCGGGGTGGCGGCTCTGTGACGCAGGACAACTCCCCACTGTATGTAGTAGACGGGATTCAGATTGAAAACGCGCTGAATGTGATTGCGCCGCAGGACATTGCCTCGGTCGACGTACTGAAAGATGCGTCGGCTACGGCTATTTACGGTGCGCGCGGCGCCAACGGGGTAGTAATTATCACTACCAAAAAGGGACTTGAAGGCCGCACTGTAGTAAGCTACAACGGCTTCGCCGGCTTCCGCAACATCACCAAAACCCTGGATGTGCTGCGCCCCGACGACTACCTCAACTATCAGTACGAACGCTCGCGCATTGTAGGTAATAACTCGGGCGGCCTACCCACGTTCCGGAGCCTGTTTGGCAGCTCTAACTATATGAGCGATACAATTATGCAGGCCCGTAACTCTCCGTTTGTAGACTGGCAGGATAAGGTGTTTGGGCGCCAGGCCTTTCAGCAGACACACAACGTGTCTATAGCTGGTGGCGCCAAGGGCACCACGTATGCCCTGAGCCTGACCCGCAACACGGAAGATGGTATTCAGCGGGGCTCGGGCTACGAGCGCAACCTAGTGAACTTCCGCTTCGATACCAAAGCCAGCGACAAGCTGCGCCTGGGCTTCAACGTGCGCTACAACGACCAGGAAGCCAAGGGAGCAGGTACATCTACGAGCGGCTCCAATACCACCTCGCGGTTGCGCAATGCCGTGCAGTATCAGCCTCTGAACGTACCCCGCGCCACTGGGGCCGTTGTTGACCTGAATACCTTCGACCCAGAGTTCTTTGAGACGTCGTCGCTGGTGAACCCAATTATTACCATCGACAACGAGTACCGCACCGACCAGCGCCGGACGGCCAACATTGGGGGCAACCTGGCATTCAACATAACAAAAAACCTGATTTTCCGCTCCACAGCGGGCTTCGATTACACGAATATCAACCTGAGCACCTTCAACGGCCGCTACTCGCCTACCATCCGGCAGGCCTCGGGAGGTTACGCCAACCTGCCCTTTGCTACCATCACGACCACTACGCAGAGCACGCTCAACAACTCAAACGTGTTGGATTATAGCCTCCTGAAAGGCAAACACTCGCTGGGCGTATTGGTAGGGGAAGAAATCTACCAGCAAACCAACCGGCAGCAGTACATCCAAACCAACTTCCTGCCGCTCGACATCACGGCGGATCGGGCGCTGGCCAACATCAACCAGGGGGTGCTGCCCCCCGGCCAGACCTCGCAGCCAGTGCTGCCCCAAACCAGCATTCCACAGGATTACCGTTTGCTCTCGGGCTTTGGTCGCGTAACCTACTCCTACGACGATAAATACCTGTTTACGGGTACGTTCCGGGCCGATGGCTCGTCGAAATTCGCCAAAGGCAACCGGGTAGGCTTCTTCCCCGGCGCCTCGGTGGCATGGCGCATCTCGCGTGAGAACTTCTTCCAGGACGTAACGGCGGTATCGGATCTGAAGCTGCGTCTGAGCTACGGTGAAGCCGGCAACAACCGCATCGGCGACTTCCTGTTCAACCAGTTCTTCCAGGCCGGTAACGCACCGTACGCGCTGAACAACACCATCGTGTTTGGGTCCTCGGCTACTACGCTACCCAACCCGGATCTAAAGTGGGAGTCCACGACTTCGCGCAACATTGGGGTTGACCTGTCCTTGCTGCAAAACCGGGTGCAGTTCACTGCCGACGTATACTATAACACGACGCACGACCTGCTCCTGAACAAGCCTATTCCTCCGTTCTTGGGCTATACTTCGCAGTTGCAGAACATCGGCGAAACCTCCAACCGCGGGGTAGAGCTGCAACTGACGGGTACCATTATCCAGGGCAAGAACTTCACCTGGACGGCCACGGCGAATACCTCTTTCAACCGGGGCCGCATTGAGAGCCTGGGCGGCGACCAGCAGGAAATCCTGAACATCACGTCGGGCTGGGCAGGCACTGCCCTAGGCCAGGACTTTGTAGCTCGGGTAGGCAAGCCAATCGGGCAGATGTACGGCTACGTAACCGATGGCTACCTGACGGCAGATGACTTCTCGGGCTACGTACCGTCGGCTACGCCAGGCGGACTGGGCACCTGGACGCCCAAGACCGACCGGAATTTTGTGAACAACCTGGGTCTCATTGGCGAAACAGCCTACCGTCCGGGTCTGATCAAACTGAAAGACCTGAATGGCGACGGCAAGATTGACGCCAACGATCAGACCGTAATTGGCAACGCCAACCCCAAAGCAGTGGGTGGCCTCAACCAGCAGTTTACCTACAAAAACTTCGATGCCAGCGTGTTCCTCAACTTCGTGCTCGGCAACGATGTGTACAATGCCAACAAGATTGAGTTTACCTCGAACACGGCCAACACGGCTTTCAACAACGTGTTGAGTACCATGGAAAACCGTTACCGTGTGATTGAGGCCGATGGCAGTGCCATTACTACGCTGGAGCGCCTGCAGGAAGTGAATCAGAATGCCAATATCTGGACGCCTACCCGCACGTACTTCCTGCACTCGTGGGCAGTGGAAGATGGCTCTTTCTTGCGCATCAACAACGTAACGGTGGGCTATACGCTGCCCAAGCTGCTCACCCAGCGCGTGAAAGTGAACAGCCTGCGCTTCTACGCCACGCTCAACAACCTGTACACCTTCACTAAATACTCGGGCTACGACCCCGAGGTGAGCACGCGCCGCTCGTCGCCCCTCACGCCTGGCGTCGACTACGCTGCCTACCCACGCAGCCGTGCCTTCCTGTTCGGTGTAAACCTGTCTTTGTAA
- a CDS encoding carboxypeptidase-like regulatory domain-containing protein — MFRLLRMLALLLAGLFSYPIYAQQHLPRARQHSYLTKVFRLTDDQAGYLYRRGLRAARPEFFTQPVDSFPTDSVRRRWSPLPAGYYLVAHTEGPQLVYWLRSVTDRQVLTVNNQVDLTLLVRDSLGNLLPDAHVQLGGRAVPYDAATRSFRLARAGKPGLVAVTHSGRTTYHALELAPDYHSYSPSVGQRLKRIGNRVAFGFPLGYLTEPVRRLVRELRYPASVSTGLIGLLRSVFSEEVREQRQEQRVARRQNRWVSYVAFSQPRYRPHGDTLRLKARIVHRVTGRPAVGPLALWLRASGRERRLLVVQPVRPGSYQAVVPLADSLGLRADTRAEIWLADERRGTLAQAQFRVEDYELAATRYQLRLAETTHRRGVGQAIFVRGTDANELNLLDARVRLSLTPQGAPGVFIGRQLFVPDTLWTHAQPLDAHGETRLNVPATVFPAADLAYSVQATFLNSNNERQTRTASAHYTTDPGQLRLQLRADSVVADFQWQDQERPHSAWLEVSGNEALSNGTLLRQRVRLPYRLPLDPRATEYELTDSAGRRAVLTPDDTNAALALRSDRTPDSLYLALDNPRHLPVWYFLYQGSRLCYRGYGTEWQMAIRTTDAGPWFASVHYLWGDELRALEYSMPLMQKQLRIHAEQPEVAYPGQQLQLRYTVTDAAGRPVPRADLTAYAYTSKFEAPAAPALPSFEPRLVGRVARRRFAIGESFENSPGEAGKQPLRWADWRGRLGLDSLRFYQFLYPETGTFYEYQPAPGGITQLAPFVVDSGRVQPVVAVYVDDVPVYVHDVNQREPYALVADSGRHTVAVRTATHLVTLPDVYLRPLHKLTLSIDQNTICEELLVEKRGLLSEEEQRTLQRYLLLVDAYVPTTLRQGQRLQRVGHTNLGNMAIAGPFRPDSVLLRRTDGLRRKFLLEPFYRYHFEPGLLKMTSITPDALGSLRGSGFAGALPLGDFALTESALQASPEITRWRQRWPSFAEVMLDYVAHTPVGQGRLEIRLPAPKPYPAPRLPEVAYVLVTQPGKASFSRLLRGGSSIHALTAGRYRVAVLLADSTCLAPPADIVIRPNGTTYLQLQTEDRQPYGPASRRVLAAVRAHQIAWLKAHRAATEPAPRREIRVAVPVQSQHGWQLVRGRVLDRETEEGLPGVTVLVKGTKVGTSTLADGSFTLSVPPVGATLVFSSIGYQTQEQRLAAGQQDITVALQVDTKALNEVVVVGYGVQRRQELTGAVTTVSALQGRVAGVNIEGTGSVRIRGASTVAGDAAPLLIVNGVPYAGRVEDLSPGDIASLQVLKGDQAALYGSRAAKSGVIIIETKPNAQLPKSLRAAAAATLAATNTPGQDPEAALRRHFRDYAWWRPTLVTDARGQATTTITLPDDVTGWDTFVLGSDDHGRTGSITSKLRSFKALLAELAVPRFLVEGDRVQVLGKVLNYLPDTAQVTTSFQVGSEPARTHQHRVATAVLDTLTVTAPPAGDSLRLTFRLTRANGYQDGEQRTVAVVPAGTRERVGTFAVLTAPDTTLTFRLNPALGTATVRLESDPLPVVLREIEHLQQYAYLCNEQMASRLKGLLLQQRILTWQGQPFRAERNVNYLIRRLLEGRHQPEGLWGTWPKSEVSAWATLHVVEALLAAQQQNYTVKLDRAALRQYLLRALDEEFAAADARRAAGAAAYTGGYFRTLPDRLRLLQLLHQLDASVDYRTYLDRLAREPHTGRQPLDQYLLLTELRQQLHLPYQLDSLRRYRLATQLGGVWYADTLRTSTYYRYVLNDRIGTTLLAYRVLRAEGGHAAELQRIRTYLLQQRGASGYFGSTYETAQVLETIGPELLPTGAAPLAAQVQLQGALNQEVRQFPFEVQVPAGAEPLVLRKQGLLPVYATAYQSFWNAKPTATAAPFTVTTTLAGQAGSRIALRAGQPAELVVTVDVRAEARYVLVEVPIPAGCSYAPDKAPGNSFEVHREYLRHQTGIFIDRLPVGKHTFRIALQPRYRGQYTLNPARAELVYFPTRFGRSASKQAVVE, encoded by the coding sequence ATGTTCCGTTTGCTACGTATGCTCGCGCTGCTGCTTGCAGGCCTTTTTTCCTATCCTATATATGCGCAGCAGCACCTGCCGCGGGCCCGGCAGCACAGCTACCTCACCAAGGTGTTTCGGCTGACGGATGACCAGGCCGGTTACCTGTATCGCAGAGGGCTGCGGGCGGCGCGGCCCGAGTTCTTCACCCAGCCCGTCGATTCGTTTCCTACCGATAGCGTCCGTCGTCGTTGGTCGCCGCTGCCCGCGGGCTACTACCTGGTAGCCCACACCGAGGGGCCGCAGCTGGTGTACTGGCTGCGCTCCGTCACCGACCGCCAAGTGCTGACGGTAAACAACCAAGTGGACCTGACGCTACTCGTGCGCGACTCCCTGGGCAATCTGTTGCCCGATGCCCACGTGCAGCTCGGCGGCCGCGCGGTGCCCTACGATGCCGCCACGCGCAGCTTCCGGCTGGCGCGGGCGGGCAAGCCGGGGCTGGTAGCCGTTACCCACAGTGGGCGCACCACCTACCACGCCTTGGAGCTGGCCCCCGACTACCACTCCTATTCGCCTTCCGTGGGGCAGCGGCTGAAGCGTATCGGTAACCGGGTGGCCTTTGGTTTTCCGTTGGGTTACCTCACTGAGCCGGTGCGGCGGCTGGTGCGCGAGCTGCGCTATCCTGCCTCCGTATCAACCGGCCTGATTGGCCTGCTGCGCTCAGTGTTCAGCGAAGAGGTGCGTGAGCAGCGGCAGGAGCAGCGTGTGGCGCGGCGCCAAAACCGTTGGGTAAGCTACGTGGCATTCAGCCAGCCACGCTACCGTCCGCACGGCGATACGCTCCGCCTCAAGGCCCGTATTGTGCACCGCGTTACCGGCAGGCCCGCTGTGGGGCCACTCGCGCTGTGGCTGCGGGCCAGTGGCCGCGAGCGGCGCTTGCTGGTGGTGCAGCCGGTGCGGCCGGGCTCCTACCAAGCCGTGGTGCCGCTGGCCGATTCGCTGGGGCTGCGGGCCGATACCCGCGCGGAAATCTGGCTGGCCGACGAGCGCCGGGGTACGTTGGCCCAGGCGCAGTTTCGGGTAGAAGACTACGAGCTGGCTGCTACGCGCTACCAGCTGCGCCTGGCCGAAACCACCCACCGGCGCGGGGTAGGGCAAGCCATTTTTGTGCGCGGCACCGATGCCAATGAGCTGAACCTGCTCGATGCCCGCGTGCGCCTCAGCCTGACGCCCCAGGGCGCGCCCGGCGTTTTTATCGGGCGGCAGCTGTTTGTGCCCGATACGCTCTGGACGCACGCCCAGCCACTGGACGCCCACGGCGAAACCCGCCTCAACGTGCCCGCCACCGTGTTTCCGGCCGCCGATCTGGCCTACAGCGTGCAGGCTACGTTTCTAAATTCTAACAACGAGCGCCAGACGCGCACGGCCTCGGCCCACTACACCACCGACCCCGGCCAGCTCCGGCTACAGCTCCGCGCCGACTCTGTGGTAGCCGACTTCCAATGGCAGGACCAAGAGCGGCCGCATAGCGCGTGGCTAGAAGTGAGCGGCAACGAGGCGCTGAGCAACGGCACGCTGCTGCGGCAGCGCGTGCGGCTGCCCTACCGCCTGCCCCTCGACCCGCGCGCTACCGAGTACGAACTGACCGACTCAGCTGGGCGGCGGGCCGTGCTGACGCCGGATGACACCAACGCCGCGCTGGCCCTGCGCTCCGACCGTACCCCCGATTCGTTGTACCTCGCCCTCGACAACCCACGCCACCTGCCGGTCTGGTATTTTCTCTACCAGGGTAGCCGCCTGTGCTACCGGGGCTACGGCACCGAGTGGCAAATGGCCATCCGGACGACAGATGCCGGACCGTGGTTTGCCTCGGTGCACTATCTCTGGGGTGATGAGCTGCGGGCGCTGGAATACAGTATGCCGCTGATGCAGAAGCAACTACGCATTCATGCAGAACAGCCCGAGGTAGCCTACCCCGGCCAGCAGCTGCAACTGCGCTACACCGTGACCGACGCAGCCGGCCGACCCGTACCCCGCGCCGACCTCACGGCCTACGCCTATACCAGCAAGTTTGAGGCGCCGGCTGCGCCGGCGTTGCCTAGTTTCGAGCCGCGGCTGGTGGGTAGGGTAGCCCGGCGGCGCTTTGCCATTGGGGAAAGCTTCGAGAACTCGCCCGGCGAAGCGGGCAAGCAGCCCCTGCGTTGGGCCGACTGGCGCGGGCGCCTGGGCCTGGACTCGCTGCGTTTCTACCAATTTCTCTACCCCGAAACCGGCACGTTCTACGAGTACCAGCCGGCCCCCGGCGGCATCACGCAACTGGCGCCGTTCGTGGTCGACTCGGGGAGGGTGCAGCCGGTGGTGGCGGTGTATGTGGATGACGTGCCAGTGTATGTGCACGACGTCAACCAACGCGAGCCCTACGCCCTGGTGGCCGACAGTGGCCGGCATACGGTAGCCGTACGCACGGCTACCCACTTGGTCACGCTACCCGACGTGTACCTGCGGCCCCTGCACAAGCTCACACTCAGCATCGACCAAAACACAATCTGCGAAGAACTGCTGGTGGAAAAGCGGGGACTATTGAGCGAAGAAGAACAACGCACGTTGCAGCGCTATCTACTGCTGGTGGATGCCTACGTGCCCACCACGTTGCGGCAGGGCCAGCGCTTGCAGAGGGTAGGCCATACCAACCTAGGCAACATGGCCATAGCTGGCCCTTTCCGGCCCGATTCGGTGCTATTGCGTCGGACTGATGGGCTGCGGCGCAAGTTTCTATTAGAGCCATTCTACCGCTACCACTTCGAGCCTGGGCTGCTGAAAATGACCAGCATCACCCCCGATGCATTGGGCAGCCTGCGCGGCAGCGGCTTTGCGGGCGCCCTGCCGCTGGGCGACTTTGCGCTAACGGAAAGCGCCCTGCAAGCATCACCGGAAATAACCCGCTGGCGCCAGCGGTGGCCGTCGTTCGCGGAAGTCATGCTGGACTACGTAGCGCACACGCCGGTAGGGCAGGGGCGACTGGAAATCCGGCTGCCTGCCCCGAAACCCTACCCGGCGCCCCGGCTGCCGGAAGTGGCCTATGTGCTAGTAACGCAGCCCGGCAAGGCATCTTTTTCGCGGTTACTGCGCGGCGGAAGCTCCATTCATGCCTTGACGGCCGGTCGTTATCGGGTAGCTGTATTACTGGCCGATAGCACCTGTCTGGCTCCGCCTGCGGATATCGTTATCCGCCCCAACGGCACCACTTATCTACAACTGCAGACTGAAGACCGGCAGCCCTACGGTCCGGCCAGCCGGCGGGTGCTGGCGGCCGTGCGTGCGCACCAGATAGCGTGGCTGAAGGCTCACCGCGCTGCCACTGAGCCTGCACCGCGGCGGGAAATACGGGTGGCCGTGCCGGTGCAGTCGCAGCACGGTTGGCAGCTTGTGCGGGGCCGCGTCCTCGACCGCGAAACGGAGGAGGGCCTACCCGGCGTGACGGTACTAGTGAAGGGCACCAAGGTAGGAACCTCAACCTTGGCCGACGGCAGCTTTACGCTGTCGGTGCCGCCGGTGGGGGCTACGCTGGTGTTTTCGTCCATCGGCTACCAGACGCAGGAGCAGCGGCTGGCCGCGGGGCAGCAGGACATAACTGTAGCGCTGCAAGTCGACACGAAAGCCCTCAATGAAGTGGTAGTGGTAGGCTACGGGGTGCAGCGGCGACAAGAACTAACGGGTGCAGTCACCACCGTTAGCGCGTTGCAGGGGCGGGTGGCAGGCGTGAATATCGAAGGAACGGGTAGCGTCCGCATCCGAGGCGCGAGTACCGTGGCTGGAGATGCGGCGCCGTTGCTTATTGTGAACGGGGTGCCGTATGCGGGCCGGGTAGAAGACCTGAGCCCCGGCGATATTGCCTCCCTGCAAGTACTCAAGGGCGACCAAGCGGCGTTGTATGGTAGTCGGGCTGCCAAATCGGGTGTGATTATTATCGAAACCAAGCCCAATGCTCAGCTACCCAAAAGCCTGCGCGCTGCGGCCGCGGCCACGCTGGCGGCTACCAATACTCCTGGTCAGGACCCTGAGGCGGCGCTGCGCCGGCACTTCCGCGACTATGCGTGGTGGCGCCCTACCCTCGTCACCGATGCCCGCGGCCAAGCCACTACTACCATCACTCTACCCGACGACGTAACGGGCTGGGACACCTTCGTGCTGGGCTCCGACGACCACGGCCGCACGGGTAGCATCACCAGTAAGCTGCGCTCCTTCAAAGCCTTACTGGCCGAGCTGGCGGTGCCGCGCTTCTTGGTGGAAGGCGACCGGGTGCAGGTGCTGGGCAAAGTGCTGAACTACCTACCCGACACTGCGCAGGTGACCACCAGCTTCCAGGTGGGTAGCGAACCGGCGCGCACGCACCAGCACCGCGTAGCCACGGCCGTACTCGATACGCTCACCGTGACGGCGCCCCCGGCCGGCGACTCGCTGCGCCTGACGTTTCGCCTCACCCGAGCCAACGGCTACCAGGACGGCGAGCAGCGCACCGTGGCCGTAGTGCCCGCTGGTACTCGCGAACGGGTAGGCACCTTTGCCGTGCTCACGGCCCCCGATACCACGCTCACCTTCCGTCTCAACCCCGCGCTGGGTACCGCTACAGTACGGCTCGAAAGCGACCCGTTGCCGGTGGTGCTGCGCGAAATAGAGCACTTGCAGCAGTACGCCTACCTCTGCAACGAGCAAATGGCCTCCCGCTTAAAAGGTCTGCTCCTGCAGCAGCGCATTCTCACGTGGCAGGGCCAGCCCTTCCGCGCCGAGCGCAACGTCAACTACTTGATTCGCCGACTGCTGGAAGGGCGGCATCAGCCCGAGGGCCTTTGGGGGACCTGGCCGAAGTCTGAGGTGAGTGCCTGGGCTACCCTGCACGTGGTGGAAGCGCTGCTGGCGGCGCAGCAACAGAACTATACCGTGAAGTTGGACCGTGCCGCGCTACGTCAGTACTTGCTGAGGGCATTGGATGAAGAATTTGCCGCCGCCGATGCCCGTCGTGCCGCGGGTGCTGCCGCCTACACGGGCGGGTACTTCCGGACGCTACCCGACCGCCTGCGTCTGCTACAGTTGCTGCACCAGTTGGATGCTTCCGTCGACTACCGCACCTATCTCGACCGGCTGGCACGAGAGCCGCACACCGGCCGTCAGCCCCTCGACCAGTACCTGCTGCTAACCGAACTGCGGCAGCAACTACACTTGCCCTACCAGCTTGATTCGTTGCGGCGTTACCGGCTCGCTACCCAGCTCGGGGGCGTGTGGTACGCCGATACGCTGCGCACCAGCACCTACTACCGTTACGTACTCAACGACCGCATCGGCACGACGCTGCTGGCCTACCGGGTGCTGCGCGCCGAGGGCGGGCATGCGGCCGAACTGCAACGCATACGCACCTACCTGTTGCAGCAGCGTGGGGCTAGTGGCTATTTCGGCAGTACCTACGAAACGGCGCAGGTGCTGGAAACCATCGGTCCCGAGCTGCTGCCAACGGGCGCCGCGCCGCTGGCTGCCCAGGTGCAACTGCAAGGTGCCCTGAACCAAGAAGTGCGGCAGTTTCCGTTTGAAGTGCAGGTGCCGGCCGGTGCAGAGCCGCTAGTGCTGCGCAAGCAGGGGCTGCTACCCGTCTACGCCACTGCCTACCAAAGCTTCTGGAACGCCAAGCCCACCGCCACGGCTGCGCCCTTCACAGTGACCACTACGTTGGCCGGACAAGCCGGCAGCCGCATAGCGCTACGGGCCGGCCAGCCGGCCGAGCTGGTCGTAACCGTAGATGTGCGGGCCGAAGCCCGTTACGTACTGGTAGAAGTGCCCATTCCGGCCGGCTGCTCCTACGCGCCCGACAAGGCGCCCGGCAATAGCTTTGAGGTGCATCGCGAGTATCTGCGGCACCAAACGGGCATCTTCATCGACCGGCTGCCCGTTGGCAAGCACACCTTCCGGATAGCCTTGCAGCCCCGCTACCGGGGCCAATACACGCTGAATCCGGCTCGAGCCGAGCTGGTTTATTTCCCTACCCGCTTCGGCCGCTCGGCCAGCAAGCAAGCTGTTGTAGAATAA